In the genome of Raphanus sativus cultivar WK10039 chromosome 4, ASM80110v3, whole genome shotgun sequence, one region contains:
- the LOC108851364 gene encoding phospholipase A1 PLIP1, chloroplastic, giving the protein MAFNAAMASPSPAVAANDVFKEHLGLRRSLSGQDLVVKAGGIRRSSSDNHLCCKNRIRAVSVRPGQGMKSSRSVGVFSFQISSSIIPSPIKTLLFETEDDKDSDEPEVEPNLDGAKKANWVQRLLEIRRQWKKETRTENGDGDVVSGHENVTCGCEDGEGCVADYENGDWERETFSKLLVKVSWSDAKQLSQLAYLCNVAYTIPEIKGEDLRRNYGLKFVTSSLEKKAKAALLREKLEQDSTRVPVVTSHESESDKHQQRSSSSSAYNIAASAASYIHSCKEYDSSDLNNPYKSAAAAQAAASTMTAVVAAGEDEKLEAARELQSLQSSPCEWFVCDDPNSYTRCFVIQGSDSLASWKANLFFEPTKFEDTDVLVHRGIYEAAKGIYEQFLPEITEHLSLHGDKAKFQFTGHSLGGSLSLIVNLMLLSRGLVSSEAMKPVVTFGSPFVFCGGEKILEELGLDESHVHCVMMHRDIVPRAFSCNYPDHVALVLKRLNGSFRTHPCLNKNKLLYSPMGKVFILQPSESVSPTHPWLPPGNALYVLDTNNEGYSLTALRGFLNRPHPLETLSQRAAYGSEGSVLRDHDSKNYVKAVNGVIRQHTKVIVRKVRKQRRSTVWPVLTSAEPNSSVNDWNLTATEEIMTRA; this is encoded by the exons ATGGCGTTTAATGCGGCTATGGCGTCTCCATCTCCAGCGGTTGCGGCCAACGACGTTTTCAAAGAACATTTGGGCCTACGTAGATCGTTGTCCGGTCAAGACCTCGTCGTGAAAGCTGGTGGGATACGTAGATCGAGTTCCGACAATCACTTGTGTTGTAAGAACAGGATACGTGCTGTGTCTGTACGTCCTGGTCAGGGAATGAAAAGCAGCCGATCTGTAGGAGTCTTCTCGTTTCAAATATCGAGCTCTATAATCCCTAGTCCAATAAAAACATTGCTATTCGAAACGGAGGACGATAAAGATAGTGATGAGCCTGAGGTCGAGCCGAATCTTGATGGAGCCAAGAAAGCGAACTGGGTCCAGAGGTTGCTTGAGATAAGGAGACAGTGGAAGAAAGAGACAAGAACAGAGAATGGTGACGGTGATGTTGTGTCGGGACATGAAAACGTTACGTGTGGCTGCGAAGACGGAGAAGGTTGCGTCGCGGATTACGAGAACGGCGATTGGGAACGCGAAACGTTTTCTAAGTTGCTTGTGAAAGTTTCTTGGTCTGATGCGAAACAGCTTTCTCAGTTGGCTTATTTGTGTAACGTGGCTTACACGATACCTGAGATCAAGGGTGAGGATTTGAGAAGAAACTACGGTTTAAAGTTTGTTACATCGTCACTAGAGAAGAAAGCTAAAGCAGCGTTACTTAGAGAGAAACTCGAGCAAGATTCGACACGTGTCCCTGTTGTTACATCGCATGAATCAGAATCCGACAAGCATCAACAAcgatcatcttcatcttcagcTTACAACATTGCTGCTTCAGCTGCTTCGTACATTCACTCGTGCAAAGAGTATGATTCTTCAGACTTGAACAACCCTTATAAATCAGCGGCTGCGGCTCAGGCGGCAGCGTCTACGATGACTGCGGTGGTAGCTGCGGGCGAGGATGAGAAGCTAGAAGCGGCAAGGGAGTTGCAGTCGCTACAATCTTCTCCTTGTGAATGGTTTGTGTGTGACGATCCAAACTCATACACTAGGTGCTTTGTGATTCAG GGTTCTGATTCTTTAGCTTCTTGGAAAGCAAACCTCTTCTTTGAGCCAACTAAATTTGAG GATACAGATGTTTTAGTCCATAGAGGAATCTACGAGGCAGCAAAAGGAATATACGAGCAGTTCTTACCTGAAATAACCGAGCATTTGTCTCTACATGGAGATAAAGCTAAGTTTCAGTTTACAGGTCATTCTCTTGGAGGCAGTCTCTCGTTAATAGTGAATCTGATGCTGCTCAGTAGAGGACTCGTTAGTTCTGAAGCCATGAAACCTGTGGTCACGTTTGGTTCACCTTTTGTGTTTTGTGGTGGTGAGAAGATTCTAGAGGAGCTTGGTCTTGACGAGAGTCATGTTCACTGTGTGATGATGCACAGAGATATCGTCCCACGAGCCTTCTCGTGTAATTATCCTGACCATGTTGCCCTAGTCCTCAAACGTTTGAACGGGTCGTTCCGTACTCATCCTTGTCTCAACAAAAAC AAACTATTGTATTCACCAATGGGGAAAGTATTTATTCTACAGCCAAGTGAGAGTGTCTCACCAACGCACCCTTGGCTACCGCCGGGAAACGCTCTCTACGTTTTAGACACGAACAACGAAGGCTACTCTCTCACAGCGTTGCGTGGGTTTCTAAACCGCCCACATCCGCTCGAAACGCTGAGTCAACGCGCAGCATATGGCTCTGAAGGTTCGGTATTGAGAGACCACGACTCTAAAAACTACGTCAAAGCCGTGAACGGAGTAATCAGGCAGCACACGAAGGTCATCGTTAGGAAAGTGAGGAAACAGAGGAGGAGTACTGTCTGGCCGGTGCTGACGTCAGCTGAACCGAACTCTTCGGTCAATGACTGGAATTTGACAGCGACTGAGGAGATCATGACACGTGCCTAG
- the LOC108851282 gene encoding RING-H2 finger protein ATL22 has product MTFSEQLITFMFLFCLPLLNASEAKRCSSSSCGYRNVDVRFPFWLFPKQSSTCGHTGFNLLCTDGHETALKLPDTEPFLVRDIYYDKQRIRLNDPNKCMARRLLSFDASGSPFSPLHFLNHTILICPNEDIKSSSHYKPIRCLGNSTSSFFAILFDFASSMPSSCQMVKTLLLPVSSPIAVDLNDQDLWLKWDSPSGRDCENNRSLRVFENNTSLGVKWFSSYKSGLHNFVLLIMKLICLSLMTLLIGITTCVVYVTFSSERLPTQIRRSLARHATLKPPRGRARSPIFGPYKKVMVEKNMKLPGRNDNTCSICLSEYERSEIVACLFRCEHCFHVECIDTWLQLRSSCPICRNSPQGIYYL; this is encoded by the exons ATGACATTCTCAGAACAACTTATCACCTTTATGTTCCTTTTCTGCTTGCCTCTCCTAAATGCTTCAGAAGCAAAACGATGTTCCAGTTCCTCATGTGGATATAGAAACGTCGACGTTCGTTTCCCTTTCTGGCTATTCCCCAAGCAATCTTCGACCTGTGGCCACACAGGATTCAACCTCCTATGCACCGATGGCCACGAGACAGCCTTAAAGCTTCCGGACACAGAACCATTCCTTGTCCGAGATATCTACTATGATAAGCAGCGAATCCGCCTCAACGACCCTAACAAATGCATGGCCAGACGACTCCTCAGCTTCGACGCTTCAGGATCTCCTTTCTCTCCTCTCCACTTTCTCAACCACACAATCTTGATCTGTCCTAACGAGGACATCAAATCCTCCTCCCATTACAAACCTATCCGTTGTCTTGGTAATTCCACGTCTTCCTTCTTTGCCATTCTTTTTGATTTCGCGAGTTCGATGCCATCCTCTTGTCAAATGGTCAAGACACTACTCCTTCCTGTTTCTTCACCAATCGCCGTTGACCTCAACGATCAAGACCTCTGGCTGAAATGGGACTCGCCGAGTGGCAGAGATTGTGAAAATAATCGTTCCTTACGTGTGTTCGAAAACAATACTAGTCTCGGAGTCAAATGGTTCAGTTCCTACAAATCTG GACTCCACAACTTCGTTTTACTAATAATGAAGTTGATCTGCCTCTCCCTAATGACACTTCTCATCGGAATAACTACATGTGTGGTATATGTCACGTTCAGTTCCGAGCGGCTCCCTACTCAGATACGGCGATCATTGGCACGGCATGCCACTCTCAAGCCGCCTAGAGGTCGTGCTAGATCTCCGATCTTTGGACCGTACAAGAAAGTGATGGTAGAGAAAAATATGAAGCTCCCGGGGAGAAATGACAACACATGTTCAATTTGTTTATCAGAATATGAGAGAAGTGAGATCGTTGCGTGCTTATTCAGATGTGAACACTGCTTCCACGTCGAATGCATCGATACTTGGTTACAGTTGCGTAGTTCTTGCCCGATTTGTCGAAACAGTCCACAAGGTATATATTATTTGTGA